From Apium graveolens cultivar Ventura chromosome 9, ASM990537v1, whole genome shotgun sequence, the proteins below share one genomic window:
- the LOC141687193 gene encoding P-(S)-hydroxymandelonitrile lyase-like: MLTLVEYVVLLYRAFLPAPVWYRFFSNNEYGSLFSSLIAGLYLTFKLISIVEKVQYLFASLKAMLRTKIQYGTYATSEQWHQCSGDTDGVVSVTTTRYAIDYLQTTVKTQWYPWYTKAEVGGYAVGYKNLTFVTVRGSRHFVPSYQPSRALALFSSFLAGELPQTNVSNILNTSS, from the exons ATGTTAACTTTAGTCGAGTATGTTGTACTGCTATACCGTGCTTTCCTTCCGGCTCCAGTTTGGTATCGTTTCTTTTCGAACAATGAATATGGAAGCCTCTTTTCATCTCTAATTGCGGGGCTGTACTTGACTTTTAAGCTCATATCTATCGTTGAGAAG GTTCAATATCTCTTTGCTTCTTTAAAGGCTATGCTTCGCACAAAGATTCAGTATGGAACTTATGCTACATCGGAGCAG TGGCATCAGTGCAGCGGGGACACGGATGGCGTAGTGTCAGTGACAACAACAAGATATGCCATAGACTATCTTCAAACTACAGTCAAAACACAATGGTACCCCTGGTACACTAAGGCTGAG GTGGGAGGATATGCAGTTGGATACAAAAATTTGACATTTGTGACTGTAAGGGGATCCCGACATTTTGTTCCAAGTTATCAGCCTTCTCGTGCACTTGCTTTGTTCTCTTCCTTTTTGGCTGGAGAGCTTCCTCAAACAAATGTCTCCAATATCCTAAACACTTCCTCATGA